Proteins found in one Hyla sarda isolate aHylSar1 chromosome 7, aHylSar1.hap1, whole genome shotgun sequence genomic segment:
- the LOC130282043 gene encoding protein spinster homolog 1-like, producing the protein MASPQDPLLKEEEEAMEDHSDMDVEKGDIPERQNLPSLSVMSTARSIITVVILTFVNLLIYANRSSVAGVLPYIQKAYDTNASLSGLLNTLFIGSYVLVAPIAGYLGDHCNKKYTVCAGVIVWLSMTLTLSFIPDGYFLLFLLTSGLVGAGEATFCTIAPSIIADLFTSDQRTRMLNVFYSVIPVGCGLGYIIGPKVTDAARGDWHWAFRVTPGLGLIAVALMILVTKELPRTTTNGKKNNKSQKFAKWATDLKKLFKNRSFMLTTMGSTAVSFIVGAIGVWGPSYLTHARTLLQEKVPCRTEPCDYHDILIFGVVTVVSGILGVVAGSEISKRYRKSNPRADPLVCGCAMMLSAPFLLLALTFGNISLVATNIFIFIGETLLSVNFTLISDIILKVVTPWRRSSALAVQMTIYHLLGDAGSPYLIGLISDTYERGYAKSPLLKYRSLEYALMTSTIMAVIGGAFFMATALFIERDEKEAEMESEPPSSSSSSLLPADEDRASD; encoded by the coding sequence atggcctctccacaagacccattgctgaaggaggaggaagaagcaatggaggaccatagtgatatggatgtagaaaagggcgatatccctgagaggcagaacctgccatctctaagcgtgatgtccaccgcacgttccatcatcaccgtagtgatcctcacctttgttaatttgctcatctatgcaaatcgctccagcgtggcgggggtgctgccttatatacagaaagcatatgacaccaatgctagtctgtccggcttattgaatacattgttcattggaagctacgtgctggtcgcaccaattgccggatatttgggcgaccactgtaataagaaatatactgtttgcgcaggagtcatcgtttggctgagcatgacacttaccctgtcattcatccctgacgggtatttcctgctcttcctgctgacgagtgggctggttggagccggagaggcaactttctgcaccatcgccccctcaatcattgcagacctttttacaagtgaccagcggacccgcatgctgaacgtgttttactccgtcatacctgtaggctgcggactaggatacatcatcgggcccaaagtgactgatgcagcaaggggcgattggcactgggcgtttcgggtcacccctggactgggcctcatagctgtggctttgatgattttggtcacaaaggagcttccaagaacgactacaaacgggaagaagaacaacaaatcccagaagtttgctaAATGGGcaacagatctgaaaaaactatttaaaaatcgaagcttcatgttaacaaccatgggatcgacggctgtatccttcatagtgggagccataggtgtatggggtccgtcatacctgacccacgcacgaacactcctacaagagaaggtcCCCTGCCGcactgaaccgtgtgactatcacgacatcctaatatttggtgtggttacagtcgtctccggcattctgggagttgtagcagggtcggagataagtaaaagatatcgcaaatccaacccacgggccgATCCGCTTGTGTGTGgctgcgcgatgatgctctccgccccttttcttctgttggcattgactttcggcaacatcagcctcgttgccaccaacatcttcatcttcatcggagagacgcttctgtcagtaaatttcaccctcatatctgacattatactaaaagtagtaactccgtggaggagatcttcagctctggccgtgcagatgacaatctatcacctcctaggtgacgccggcagcccgtacctcatcggcctgatatctgacacctacgaacgaggatatgccaaatcccctcttctgaaataccgcagcctggagtatgccctcatgacctccaccataatggcagtcatcggaggggccttcttcatggccacggccctatttatagagagggacgaaaaagaagcagagatggaatcagaacctccgtcatcctcctcctcctcactgcttcctgccgatgaggaccgcgcttcagactga